The Antechinus flavipes isolate AdamAnt ecotype Samford, QLD, Australia chromosome 4, AdamAnt_v2, whole genome shotgun sequence genomic interval AGGTAGCAGCCTTCGGCAAGCCCATGTTCCATAAATAGGAGCATCTGTCAAGAGATTCAGATTATTAGTGACTATAAATTTACCTCCAGATCTAGTAGAAATAAATCCTTGAGGCACAAGCAAGGTAAGACAGGAAAGGAGATATGTTCTTATCCCAGGGCAGcttctcatttttgttgttgttgttggggttgaaaaattattaaagaaggTCAGCTAACTCCTTTGGTGGGAGTAGCTAGGTGGCTGAGTGGGTAGAACAGCAGGCCgcagtcaggaagatgagttcactgacctcagagacttcctagctgtgtcaccctaaGCGAGCCATTTAACCATAttgccttcattttctttatctgtaaaatgagctgaaaaaggaaatggcaaaccactttgccaaaaacaaaacaaaactaaaaaacctcaaatggtgtCAAAAaattggacgtgactgaaatgactgagaaaCAACATTCTCTTAGTAAAATACTATACCACAGAATCTGTCTTACTTCCTGTTATATTCTCTATATtcacaagataaataaaaagtaataggGGGAGGAGTATGGGCACCTGGAAGAACATGAAGGGTCTCATGTATGAACTGGCACTTGAACTGAGCTCTACAGGAGGCTAGGGATTCTAATaggtagaggtgaggaggaaggcATTCCGGGGTTGGGGTCCAGCCAGTACAAGGGCACAGAGTGGGCAGATGGAAGGTCATGTATAAATGGCACTGAGAATGTCACTTTACCTGGATTGTAGAGTATACAAAAGTAAGTCACATGCAATGTCTATGGGACTTTAAATGAAGTGTTTATATTAGATCCTAAAGACAGTagggaacttaaaaaaattttttattaaagctttttattttcaaaacatatgtatgggtaattttcaatctacccttgcaaaaccttgtgtctcaaattttttccttcccttcccttcatgacccctcccctacatggcaagtaatccaatatatgctaaacatgtgcaattcttctgtacatatttccacaattttcaagctgcataagaaaaaacaggttaaaaaggaaaaaaaatgagaaagaaaaatgcaagcaaacaacaacaaaaagagtgaaaatgctatgttgtgatccacccttgGTTTCTATTGTcctctctgggagtagatggctcCCTTcgtcacaagaccattggaactggcctgaatcatctcattgttgaagagagccacgtccatcagaattgatcatggtataatcttattgttgccatgtacaatggtctcctggttctgctcatttccctcagcatcagttcatgtaagtctctccagtcctctctgtattcatcctgttggtcatttcttagagaacaataatattccataacttatataccataactcattcagccattctccagctgataggCAGCCACtaggtttccagtttcttgctcgacgaaaagggccgccacaaacatttttgcccatgtgggtccctttcccagtagggaacttttttttttttttttttttttaggcaattggggttaaatgacttgcccaggtctcatagctaggaagtgttaagtgtctgaggtcagatttgaactcaggtcctcctgacttcagggttggtgctctatccactgcgccacctagctgccccgagaAGGGAACTTTTAAAGCAGGAAAGTGGCATGGTTAGGTGCTTTAGGAACAGCCCTTTAGTAACTATATAAAGTATGGATTaagaaccatgagaaagaaaaaaaaaaaaaccaagcaaacaacacaacaaaaaaggtgaaaatactacattttgATCcacagtctccttagttctctctctggatatagatgacaCTTTCCAaaccaagtctgttggaattgccttgaatcacattattgttgaaaagagccaagtccacgtGATAATTTTAAgacagtctttttttcccctttatttatttttattttattttataataactttttattgacagaacccaggccagggtaattttttacagcattatcccttgcattcacttctgttccgatttttcccctctctccctccaccccctcccccagatgataagcagtcctttacatgttgaatgggttgcagtatatcctagatacgatatatgtttgcagaaccaaacagttctcttgttgcacagggagaattggattcagaaggtagagataacccgggaaaaaaaacaaaaatgcaaatagtttacattcatttcccagtgttctttctttggatgtagctgcttctgtccatcatttatcaattgaaaccgagttaggtctctttgtaaGACTGTCTTTTAATCTCCTaaccctttcctttctctggtATTCCTTTGTATTTTCACCCAGAATGCTTTGTGGCAGGCATTACAATTAATCTGTTTTATCTATAAATGTTCCAACAGCTTGATGGTGGCATTTTTGAAGTTTAGGACAAACCTACTCGTgtaaaaattgaatttgaacaACAGCTCTCCTACATTTTTGCTCAAATGCCTTCTTATGATGCTCTAGAGGTGGGGGAACCTCCATAAATTCAGGGAGTCTGTTCAAGGGCTCTCATGAGCTtgtctgtcctcaaagagctgtTGTGAGCACTGGGGACAGCTTTTTGTTTGTGGTCCCCTTACATTTTCTATGAGAACTCTCTACCTCCTGTCCTAAATTCAGAAGCcagaggtaaaaggaaaaaaaatgctatctggaTGTCAAAAAAAGCCTAGGAAGGGAGGGTTTGATTTTTCCAGATGCAGGGTCACTTACAAAGTGAATGTGATAGAAACCATCATGATCATTCTGAAGAAGGGGAAGGTTAGGATTTCAGGTTGTTAGAACTAAGGGTTTGGGATGGGCTTTAGAGATGATCCAGGTCagggattctattttttttttgtctttattttgttttttgttttttttaggtcAGAGATTCTAAATCTTTTCTGTGCCAtgcatggatccctttggcagacTGGTGAATCTGCAGATCCCTCCTCAGAATGTTTTTTAATGTATGATATAAAATACATTGGATTAcagaggaaatcaattatatttaaatatagtgaTGAAAGtcatttttccccaaatttgTGGACTCCAGGTAAGGAGTCCGATGTAGAGCGAATGGCAGAACTAAAACTAGAATCTGACAACCCAGTGATCTTTTACCCAAATCATGGCAGATCCTAGGGCTGCCCCAAACTGACTCTGGCCCATGGCCTTGAGCTCAAGCTTTTTCCAGTCCAAAAGGAAAAATCTGCATAAAGACAATTCATTTCCCTCTTCGATGTCTTAGTTGACTGATATTCGAAAAGCATATAAATAACAGCAACAGTTATTTGATGAGATGAGAACTGATTAGGCAAATGTAAAAATTAAGGTCGCATTCTCATGCTACCTTCAGTGCTAACTTGGTATGTAAGCCTGCATAAGTCATTTAAATCTGTGCTTCAGAGaaatgggggaaaagggagaagagaaagactgGGGGGCTGgggaaagagatgagaagaaagagagagggagaggaggttaggattagagaagagaaggaaatattcTTCAATCTTGACTCAATTCACCTCCTCTCTCTAGGAATAGATGGAATATTCCATCCCGAGCCCTTTGGAAATGTGGTCAGCCAGTGTGTTGATCggagttactaagtctttcaaaattgatttATATAACAATATGGTGAAGATAATCAATGATTCTCCTGATgctattcacttttttttgtctCCCTAGATTTTTTGTAACCATCTATCATTTTTACAGCATAAGAATATTTTATCACatgtccagccattccccaattaattaGTATCctctccatttccaattttttatcacTATTCCCCcatctgaaaaaaacaaacaaacactatAAAAGTTTGTCcatgggtccttttttttttttttttttaatctctaaaggGAAGCTATCCCCTTTGTGTTAACCATAAAAAGGAAAGTTCTAAAGACTCTGGGCCCAGGCCCACTAAACATTCTAAAGCTAGAACACCAAGATGCCGCCCAAGATGCCCCTACCCCAAGGCCCGAGTTCCCTTTCAGGCCTCTCACCTAGGCTCAGAAAAAGGCAGGTTTCTGCTATGGAAATGCCCTTTATAGGTGAGTTGGAAAGGAAATCCCAGGGAAACAGTTCGTCCCTCGTTACCAGTCTACATTTCCATAAACCACCAAGGGTCAGGCCCACTGTAAGCAGTAAGGGCCCAAGCCCCCAGGGCTCATCAGCCCCCCAGTTAAGTCCAGGTGACCAGAGAACTTTCTTTATGAACCTGCTATACTTACAAACATTAGTATCAATTTTAGACACTAAAAGATGGCCCTTGGAGGCCATTTGTTCCaacactcatttttataaatgagtagCTGAAGCCCACCGAGATCAAGTGGTTTGCTTAAGACCAAAGACAGGAAGTAATAAAGGTGGGATTGAAGCTAGCCCTTccgattccaaatctagcacctTTTTCCTTAGACCCCATGACTTTGGATCACCAGTTGTGCTCGGAACATTAGATTTATAAATTAACTTGCCTAAGATAttaagaggggaggggaagggaaagggaaactcAAACCGAACTGACCACAGCTCTTAAGACCCTGTCATCTGCCTTTTCATCATCATTGTCTTAGCAGAAGTAGGCCACTTGGCTCTAAGTAACAAAGCTGTTACTTTGGGGCATGAGAAAACTCCCAACCCCGCAAGAAGCAGCTCTGGTCCTAGTGGCCCCGAGTTTAGTCTGTTATCTACTGGATGATGTTCGATTCCCCAACAATGCTTCCTTATCACAACTTCAGTCGGAGAACATCTGAGAAAAGTCCCATTTGCCCAGAGTttggaagaaaacaacttctgCCCCAGTCTGTTGGCAACCACACAGACCCCCATGTCCCACCTCAGTCCCTACATCTGCAAGATTAAGTCACTGTTTGGTCAAAGAGCCGGCTAGTTGTAGGATAAGACTAAGAACAAGGCATCCTTCCAAGGAAGGATCTTGGGGGCTCTCGagagattcttttaaaaacaaaacctagGAGTTATCGAGGTGCGGATGGGGCACTGGATTGGGGGTTTTAGAGACCTGGGTACAAATGCTGCCTTAGATAACTTCTCGCTCTAAACAagctcctcttttcttttttgctaaaaaCCAAGCAGTTGAACTCTCAGGAAGGGACTTAAggccttttcccttttatatctgATCTCATGAAATGGATCCTTGTTCAAAGGGCCAGGAATAAAGCATCTTTCTCATGGCTATTATGACGATAAAGTAGCGAGCTCTCCTTACCTAGAGGCATGGAAACAGGTTGGATGGCTTCTTCTCTGGGCATTCTATGGGGTATTCATGGttcaggaagaaatgaaaacctGATTGGAGTTCGTTTATTTGGAGATTAGTGAGGAATCTTGTTCCTGGGATTGGGGCACAAACTAGATGTTCTCTGCTCTGGTGCTTCCTCATCCCTACCCCTAACTCCACAACAGATTTTTATGAtggggtggaggggggggggttgttcccctcctctccccaggATCAGTCCAGGAAAATACCAAGTGAACAACTTGAAAGCCAACCTCCCTTGGCCGGTCCATTAATGTTAGTTTGCCACACCAGTCAGACAGagcttctttttcttatttttattggcCAGCAGACAAATCAAGAAGCACTGTTGTGCTTCCTACAGAGGAGGACCAGGGCCATGATGACTAAGGTAAAAACCGAGACGGCAATCAGGGACAGGCCCAGGCCAAGGGCTGCGTACTTTTCCACGAAATCCGGGTTGGGCTCCCTTGGGGTGTGACGACTGATGTTCATTGCCAAGAACACGGGCCCAACAGTGAGGTCTGCCTCTCTCGCTACGGGtggagaaaaaacataaaattcaCGACTAAGCTTAGAGCAGGGCTTAAAACCAGACTGGATGCCCATTAACCATTGCTAAATTTAGCCACGAGTTGTACAAGCCACAGTTCCAGAGCTGTAGGGGACCCTGGAAGCCATctagccattttacagatgagtaaatgaaGGCTTAGACAGTAGAGATTAATCCAATCTGTCCAGCTAAGTAAGCAACAGAATCAGATTTTGATTCCAGATCGTCCTACTTTATTAGGAGTGCCTCTCAGTAATTATAGGGGAAGCCGTCTCAACAGGTGGAGTGCTGGCTCCATGCTTGAGACATGGAAGCATGGGTAGGATGAAGATAAAGGAACTGGGCCCCCCGATTCTCTTCATATCCATCTCACCTTGCTGCTGGTGGAGGGAAGCCATTCTCTTCCAGGGCTTTGCAGAGATAGGAAGTAGGCCCCTGGAGCCCTTTGGGTTTTCACAGTTTTTGGTGTTGCAGCACTTGCAGATCTCAGGAGATCCTTCCACTGGAAACCAGCTGGAGAAAGATGGGGGTGGAGAAAGGGGGGGAatggaaacaaggaaaaaaaaatcagttttactCCAAATCTCAAAAAAAGTAAGGGAGCCATTGAAAGTTTGAGGGATCAACATGGTCAGTCCTGAGCTTTAAGAATATCATTGTGGCACATGTTATATAGAAGGTGGATTAGAGATTTAAGATCTGACCGGCCCTGGCCCTCCCTATTCCTCCTCCCAAGACCCACTTACCTATTGGTGGATTTGTTGAAGGAACAGGCCTTGTTTATTTGGTCTGGGGCTTGGTCAGCTACAGTGACCCTCAGGTGGCATGTAATGTAGATCTAAGAGAGGAGAAGTTGGGTATCAGGGAAGGGCAAGAAAACATGGGGACCTCATTTACTCAGTCCAGGAAAGAAGAGTTACCAATTTCCGGGAATCTTGGACAAAGTGGAACACATCCATTGTGAACTGGAGGATGTCTGGCTTAGGCCTGGGGGCTCTGAAGGCTGAAGAGGATTCAGAAAGGCCATCTACCAGGCACCTAGAAGGACAGGAAGGTGTTGAAGGGACGTGCTCTTCAGGAGCCACGTCTGGGCCCGAAAGAATGAGGGACGTACCCACGGTAATCAATGATGCTGTAACGGGGCTCCGAGTTCTTGTCTGGACTCAGGGTGGCCACACAGCTGTCGACAAAGAGCTTCAGCGCCACGTGGCCGCCCGTGTGGACTTCAGCCTGAAGGTGGGCTACGTCACCCAGCTGGAACTCGGCCGAGGTACTCTCGGCCGTCCAATCATCTGGAAGGCAGGATGACCgtgaatattatatacatatattgagaaAGCAGTGGCaaagtttttttaattcattagtttttctttttttataattctgaATTTAGATCTATAACAATGAACTTTTCCACATACAAATTAGAACTGGATGAGAGATCACGTAGGGCCCCTTCCCACGGCCCTTCAACTTACCGTTCATCAAGTGCAGAGAAAAGTCAAGCTTCTTTTCAGAAGCTACGGTGGACCTAAAGGGCACCCATGTAGGCTGGACAGCTCTGCTGCTTACATTGCCCCACCTGGAAGAAGAATCAAAGCAAATCTGAGCAGTCCAACCCATGTGATCGATCCTACCTGAAGGACAACTAAACATTTCCATCTCCCCATCCTTCAAAACATCTTGTTGGATCTGTCCATTTGGGCTggctattttctctctcctcttacaGAGAGACTCCTTGGGAA includes:
- the ZP3 gene encoding zona pellucida sperm-binding protein 3, translating into MARGVCLWPFLRRVRTPASSSFLPFLFLWLLMLTGVSWQAPHAPRFVQVQCLESHMVVSVERDLFGTGKLVKATDLSLGLGGCKPAAVQEDAQVVTFEAGLHECGSEVQVTPDGLIYRTSLFYRPHPIGSFTILRTNRAEVPIECYYPRWGNVSSRAVQPTWVPFRSTVASEKKLDFSLHLMNDDWTAESTSAEFQLGDVAHLQAEVHTGGHVALKLFVDSCVATLSPDKNSEPRYSIIDYRGCLVDGLSESSSAFRAPRPKPDILQFTMDVFHFVQDSRKLIYITCHLRVTVADQAPDQINKACSFNKSTNSWFPVEGSPEICKCCNTKNCENPKGSRGLLPISAKPWKRMASLHQQQAREADLTVGPVFLAMNISRHTPREPNPDFVEKYAALGLGLSLIAVSVFTLVIMALVLLCRKHNSAS